From Parasphaerochaeta coccoides DSM 17374, a single genomic window includes:
- the oppB gene encoding oligopeptide ABC transporter permease OppB produces the protein MTKYIIRRLIGIIPTLFIIVTLSFFIVRIAPGGPFDGERAMPETVKRNIEAKYHLDEPLLMQYGRYLFDVFRGDLGPSYKYKDHDVNYFIAMSLPNSIILGVVALSLALIFGISLGTLAAVRQNSWMDYGSMGLAVIGISVPLFVIGPILQYVFAMKLRWLPTSGWFAAGDSWKTIILPAIALSFSYFADVARLTRSSMLETLRSDYIRTAKAKGMRNSVIVAKHAMKGAMLPIVSYLGPAFAGIITGSIVIEQVFRIPGLGRFFVQSSFNRDYTLIVGVVIVYSVILVIMNFLVDIAYAQLDPRISYK, from the coding sequence ATGACCAAATACATCATACGACGACTGATCGGGATTATTCCGACTCTTTTCATTATTGTGACGCTGAGCTTCTTCATTGTCCGCATCGCCCCCGGAGGTCCCTTTGATGGGGAAAGAGCCATGCCGGAGACGGTCAAGCGCAACATTGAAGCGAAGTATCACCTGGACGAACCTTTGCTTATGCAATATGGCCGTTATCTTTTTGATGTCTTCCGCGGCGATCTGGGACCTTCCTATAAATACAAGGATCATGACGTGAACTATTTCATTGCCATGAGTTTGCCTAATTCCATCATCCTGGGTGTCGTGGCTCTCAGCCTGGCCCTTATATTCGGCATTTCCCTGGGTACTTTGGCGGCGGTACGGCAGAACTCATGGATGGATTATGGCTCCATGGGGCTTGCGGTCATAGGTATATCCGTGCCGCTGTTTGTCATAGGTCCGATATTACAGTATGTATTCGCCATGAAGCTCAGATGGCTGCCGACCAGCGGTTGGTTCGCCGCCGGGGACTCATGGAAAACAATCATCCTCCCCGCCATAGCCCTTTCCTTCTCCTATTTCGCCGATGTCGCCCGCCTGACCCGTTCCAGCATGCTGGAGACGCTGCGCAGTGATTACATACGCACGGCCAAGGCAAAGGGGATGCGCAACTCGGTCATTGTAGCCAAACATGCCATGAAGGGAGCCATGCTCCCGATTGTCAGCTATCTCGGCCCCGCCTTCGCGGGCATCATCACAGGTTCCATTGTCATTGAACAGGTCTTCCGCATACCCGGACTCGGACGGTTCTTCGTCCAGAGCTCCTTCAACCGCGACTATACGCTGATTGTCGGTGTCGTCATTGTCTACTCGGTCATCCTGGTAATCATGAACTTCCTGGTGGACATTGCCTACGCACAGCTCGACCCGCGTATCTCGTATAAATAA
- a CDS encoding ABC transporter ATP-binding protein — translation MNDTDKKNADRQPLLMVRDLVQHFPITSGGVITRRTGAIRAVDGISFDVYSGETLGIVGESGCGKSTTVRSISQLHKPTSGSVVFDGMELTTADKRQMMKARREMQMIFQDPFASLDPRMTVRSIIAEPMNIHMRYLEDGHKADALDTEKRVEELMERVGLNKTFKNRYPHEFSGGQRQRIGIARALALNPKIILADEPVSALDVSIQAQILNLLTDLQHELGLTYIFIAHDLAVIKHISTRVAVMYLGKIVEISPSSSLYEKPLHPYTQALLSAAPIPDPKVERTRQRIILTGDVPSPDKERFGCYFFDRCPKKMPWCSCHIPQMFPVTEKHEVACWLYDKEDRSAYSEAQAKRHALELEMEKTAQALGTTAKK, via the coding sequence ATGAATGATACAGATAAAAAAAATGCCGACAGACAACCCCTGCTCATGGTCAGGGATTTGGTTCAGCATTTCCCCATAACATCCGGCGGAGTGATCACCCGGAGGACAGGAGCCATCCGTGCCGTCGATGGTATTTCATTTGATGTCTATTCCGGAGAAACCCTGGGCATTGTTGGAGAGTCCGGCTGCGGGAAGTCAACCACTGTCCGTTCCATCTCCCAGCTCCACAAGCCCACATCCGGCTCGGTCGTCTTTGACGGCATGGAACTGACGACGGCGGACAAACGCCAGATGATGAAGGCGCGGCGCGAGATGCAGATGATATTCCAGGATCCTTTCGCATCCCTCGATCCCCGCATGACCGTCCGTTCAATCATTGCCGAACCTATGAACATCCATATGCGCTATCTGGAAGATGGTCATAAGGCGGACGCGCTGGACACGGAAAAGCGCGTCGAGGAATTGATGGAACGGGTGGGATTGAACAAAACCTTCAAGAACCGCTATCCCCATGAGTTCTCCGGTGGACAACGCCAGCGCATTGGCATTGCACGCGCCCTTGCCCTGAACCCCAAGATTATCCTTGCCGACGAACCGGTCTCGGCGCTGGATGTCTCAATCCAAGCCCAGATACTCAACCTTCTGACCGACCTCCAGCATGAGCTTGGCCTTACCTACATTTTCATTGCCCATGACCTGGCGGTCATCAAGCATATAAGCACCCGTGTCGCAGTCATGTATTTGGGCAAGATTGTGGAAATCTCTCCGTCCAGTTCCCTGTATGAGAAGCCTCTGCATCCGTATACCCAAGCTCTGCTGTCCGCCGCGCCAATCCCTGACCCAAAGGTCGAGAGAACCCGCCAGAGAATCATCTTGACAGGTGATGTCCCCTCTCCTGACAAAGAGCGGTTCGGTTGCTATTTCTTCGACCGTTGCCCCAAGAAGATGCCGTGGTGTTCCTGCCACATCCCGCAGATGTTCCCTGTCACTGAAAAGCATGAGGTAGCCTGCTGGCTCTACGACAAGGAAGACAGGTCGGCATATTCAGAGGCGCAGGCCAAGCGTCATGCGCTGGAGCTTGAAATGGAAAAGACAGCTCAAGCACTAGGCACAACAGCAAAGAAATAA
- the rimO gene encoding 30S ribosomal protein S12 methylthiotransferase RimO has product MQSLISGEDRKKKVYIENLGCAKNQVDAETMLGYLESDGWSRVDDAANAELVVVNTCSFIEAARKESIDAFFSLKARCPDAKVVMTGCLAQRYADSLAADLPEADGIFGNRDLTQVLPFVRSVLDGARPVRIPDHASQGHEFVERMDRLGYPGSSYVKISEGCNHTCAFCAIPGIRGPLVSRSMEDVLAETRSLISDGVREINLIAQDLASFGVDNGGKSRFCDLVESIAAVPGNFFVRLLYIYPDAYPRRLTDIIAASEGKILPYFDLPFQHAAVPVLRAMGRAGTPESYLALIDSIRSRIPQAVFRSTFMLGFPGENRAEFDVLLDFLKDARLDWVGSFIYSREEGTSAWDMRGETAHRKAVKQAALWQQELIALQEEITFTRLERFVGTVHDVLLEEKVEGEDLYIGRMYAQAPDVDGLTVVMGRDMVPGTMVKCGITRRNGLDLEAVPVSGRAQ; this is encoded by the coding sequence ATGCAGTCACTCATTTCCGGGGAAGACCGGAAGAAAAAAGTATACATCGAGAACCTGGGTTGTGCCAAGAACCAAGTAGACGCGGAAACAATGCTGGGATATCTGGAAAGCGATGGTTGGAGTCGTGTGGATGATGCCGCCAATGCTGAGCTGGTGGTGGTGAACACATGTTCATTCATTGAAGCGGCACGCAAGGAAAGCATTGACGCTTTCTTCAGCTTGAAAGCTCGCTGCCCGGATGCCAAGGTTGTCATGACCGGCTGCCTTGCCCAAAGGTACGCTGACAGCCTTGCCGCCGACTTGCCTGAGGCTGATGGCATCTTTGGAAACCGCGACCTTACCCAGGTTCTGCCGTTTGTCCGTTCCGTACTTGACGGCGCCAGGCCGGTGCGGATTCCCGACCACGCGTCACAGGGACATGAGTTCGTCGAGCGCATGGATCGTCTTGGCTATCCTGGTTCCTCTTACGTGAAGATTAGCGAGGGATGCAACCACACCTGTGCCTTCTGCGCCATTCCTGGCATCCGGGGGCCCCTGGTATCCCGGAGCATGGAGGATGTCTTGGCGGAGACTCGTTCCTTGATATCAGACGGGGTGCGGGAGATTAACCTGATAGCCCAGGATTTGGCATCCTTCGGCGTGGATAATGGCGGAAAATCACGTTTTTGTGACCTTGTGGAATCCATTGCTGCCGTGCCAGGCAATTTTTTCGTGCGCCTTCTCTATATATATCCCGATGCTTATCCACGTCGACTTACCGACATCATAGCTGCGTCGGAAGGAAAGATACTGCCGTACTTCGACCTGCCTTTCCAGCATGCCGCCGTTCCTGTGCTGAGAGCCATGGGACGGGCAGGGACGCCGGAATCGTATCTTGCGTTGATTGACTCCATCAGGAGTCGTATCCCGCAGGCAGTGTTCCGCAGCACCTTCATGCTGGGCTTCCCCGGAGAAAACCGCGCCGAGTTTGATGTCCTGCTGGACTTCCTTAAGGACGCCCGGCTTGACTGGGTGGGTTCCTTCATCTATTCCCGTGAGGAAGGAACCTCCGCGTGGGACATGCGTGGAGAGACCGCCCACCGCAAGGCAGTCAAGCAGGCCGCGCTATGGCAGCAGGAACTAATCGCCCTCCAGGAGGAGATTACCTTTACCCGACTTGAGCGTTTTGTCGGAACTGTGCATGATGTCCTTCTGGAAGAGAAGGTTGAAGGCGAGGATCTGTACATTGGAAGGATGTACGCCCAGGCTCCGGACGTAGACGGACTGACCGTCGTCATGGGGAGGGACATGGTTCCCGGAACCATGGTGAAGTGCGGCATCACCCGGCGCAACGGCCTTGACCTTGAGGCTGTTCCCGTTTCCGGGAGGGCACAATGA
- a CDS encoding ABC transporter ATP-binding protein, giving the protein MNIKKENTEKTAHLLEVKDLRTYFLTDAGIVKAVDGISFTVDEGETLALVGESGCGKSVTNLSIMRLVPSPPGKIVGGEVLFEGKDILKLSEGELRGIRGNKISMIFQDPMTSLNPFLRISTQMTETILLHNKDITKKAALQKSIEMLQLVGIPSPEKRIRNYPHQFSGGMRQRVMIAMALSCNAQLLIADEPTTALDVTIQAQILELIKSLSTKLRTAVILITHDLGVVAGMCDVVCVMYAGRIVEKAMTDDLYANPAHPYTEGLINSVPRMDLRGKDERLFSIEGQPPNVIDLPPCCPFHPRCHKAMDVCKHVYPPAVTVGTGHETACWLYNDEQTVADALAKVAETAEMAKSTQETPR; this is encoded by the coding sequence ATGAACATTAAGAAAGAAAACACGGAAAAAACGGCGCACCTCCTTGAAGTCAAGGACTTGCGGACATACTTCCTGACTGATGCCGGCATAGTGAAAGCGGTTGACGGCATCTCATTCACCGTTGATGAAGGTGAGACTCTCGCCCTGGTCGGTGAGTCAGGCTGCGGAAAGAGCGTCACGAACCTGTCCATCATGCGTCTGGTTCCTTCTCCTCCAGGGAAAATCGTCGGTGGTGAGGTTCTGTTCGAGGGTAAGGACATACTCAAGCTTTCCGAAGGGGAACTGAGGGGAATCCGGGGAAACAAGATATCAATGATATTCCAGGACCCGATGACCAGCCTCAATCCGTTCCTGCGCATCTCGACGCAAATGACCGAGACAATTCTTCTTCACAACAAGGACATCACCAAGAAAGCGGCCTTACAGAAATCCATAGAAATGTTGCAGCTGGTCGGCATCCCTTCCCCTGAGAAGCGTATCCGCAACTATCCCCATCAGTTCTCCGGAGGCATGCGCCAGCGGGTCATGATTGCCATGGCTCTCTCCTGCAATGCGCAGCTCCTGATAGCTGACGAGCCGACCACCGCCCTGGACGTGACCATCCAGGCACAGATACTTGAGCTGATCAAGTCCCTGAGCACCAAGCTGAGGACAGCAGTAATTCTCATCACCCATGACCTGGGAGTCGTTGCGGGCATGTGCGATGTAGTGTGCGTCATGTATGCCGGGCGCATTGTGGAAAAGGCCATGACCGACGACCTGTACGCCAATCCCGCCCACCCGTATACGGAAGGACTGATAAACTCCGTCCCCCGGATGGATCTGAGGGGAAAAGATGAGCGCCTGTTCTCCATTGAAGGACAGCCGCCGAATGTCATTGACCTTCCTCCCTGCTGCCCCTTCCATCCCCGCTGTCACAAGGCGATGGATGTGTGCAAGCATGTCTATCCGCCTGCCGTCACGGTCGGTACGGGTCATGAGACAGCATGCTGGCTCTACAACGATGAACAGACAGTCGCCGATGCTCTCGCCAAAGTAGCTGAAACGGCTGAAATGGCGAAATCAACGCAGGAGACACCCCGATGA